The Phyllopteryx taeniolatus isolate TA_2022b chromosome 7, UOR_Ptae_1.2, whole genome shotgun sequence genome has a segment encoding these proteins:
- the kdm4aa gene encoding lysine-specific demethylase 4A isoform X2 translates to MSANSAAPSAAACGIMTFTPSAEEFRDFRRYVAFMESQGAHRAGMAKVIPPKGWRPRKTYDDTDELVIPAPIQQVVTGQSGLFTQYNIQKKPMTVQEFRKTSNMDKFCHPRYVDFNELERKFWKNLTFNPPLYGADVSGSLYDPDVCEWNIGRLDTILDTVEHESGVKIKGVNTPYLYFGMWKAAFAWHTEDMDLYSINYLHFGEPKSWYAVPPEHGRRLERLAKGFFPGNAQSCEAFLRHKMTLISPSILKKYGIPFEKVTQEAGQFVVTFPYSYHAGFNHGFNCAESTNFATERWIDYGKRATLCSCRQDMVKISMDVFVRKYQPERYKLWKAGKDNAPIDHSKPTPEAALFQKESGPPADNADCDRPPAGGPKAQTAAKRPLDASEDTEAELAEEEAEPKKAKMESPARVEADTHDQTVKLEIESQEEKEDQEEEKPGSQEILSRAEEEEAEPPANHTPEPPEGQVAAPCSAEAGGDREEPKLDGVSPQKVFQRTLSPADVLHVHSYAKGDYAEEEAAPRDERKEEDGSGGDRDDDDAYVNKGPEEATKQSDLGQLPGHHPLIKDILSDEEAPEEASPVKEAGPEGEGWAKPLAHLWQSRPPNMKREREYNQRAGAKPPYCSICSLFVAYRQTEGASGANAPVVVAGGRMRTKPLIPETCFATTTEEDSERREPPATPRLEEDGTSLLVSCSQCSVRVHASCYGVDPASVKKEWKCARCKANALTENCCLCCLRGGALQKANNNKWVHVLCAVAVLEARFVNVTERSPVDLSGIPLQRFKLKCYYCKKRLKKASGCCVQCSHGRCPTAYHPTCAQAAGVLMQPDEWPFVVHVTCCRHKGPAQIERNKAAMQDLTVGQKVICKHKNGRYYQCDVVQLSKETFYEVNFDDGSFSDNLFPEDIVSRDCAQLGPPPQGEVVQVRWTDGLVYGAKFVASRVVQMYLVEFEDGSQLTTKRDDVYSLDEELPKRVKSRLSKASDMRFDGIFEGKEIIRESKRQRVINSRYRGDYIEPVIYRAIME, encoded by the exons ATGAGCGCCAACTCGGCCGCCCCGAGCGCTGCGGCCTGCGGCATCATGACGTTCACGCCCTCGGCGGAGGAGTTCCGAGACTTCCGCCGCTACGTGGCCTTCATGGAGTCTCAGGGAGCGCACCGGGCCGGAATGGCCAAG GTGATCCCGCCCAAAGGCTGGAGGCCGCGGAAGACGTACGACGACACGGACGAGCTGGTCATTCCCGCTCCCATCCAGCAGGTGGTGACGGGCCAGTCGGGCCTCTTCACGCAGTACAACATCCAGAAGAAGCCCATGACCGTTCAAGAGTTCCGCAAGACCTCCAACATGGACAA GTTCTGCCATCCGCGCTACGTGGACTTTAACGAGCTGGAGCGGAAGTTCTGGAAAAATCTGACGTTCAACCCTCCGCTCTACGGAGCTGATGTCAGCGGGAGCCTGTACGACCCG GACGTGTGCGAGTGGAACATCGGCCGCCTGGACACCATCTTGGACACAGTGGAGCACGAGAGCGGCGTGAAGATTAAAGGAGTCAACACGCCTTATCTTTATTTTGGCATGTGGAAGGCCGCCTTTGCCTGGCACACAGAGGACATGGACCTATACAGCATCAATTACTTGCACTTTGGAGAGCCCAAGTCCTG GTATGCTGTTCCGCCCGAACATGGGAGGAGATTGGAACGTCTTGCCAAGG GTTTCTTTCCCGGCAACGCTCAGAGCTGCGAGGCCTTCCTGCGCCACAAGATGACCTTGATCTCACCGTCCATCCTCAAGAAGTACGGCATTCCCTTCGAAAAG GTGACGCAGGAAGCGGGCCAGTTCGTCGTGACCTTCCCGTACAGCTACCACGCCGGATTCAACCACGGCTTTAACTGCGCCGAGTCCACCAATTTTGCCACGGAGCGGTGGATCGACTACGGCAAACGAGCCACGCTG TGCTCGTGCCGCCAGGACATGGTGAAGATCTCCATGGATGTGTTCGTGCGTAAGTACCAGCCGGAGCGCTACAAGCTGTGGAAGGCCGGCAAGGACAACGCGCCCATCGACCACTCCAAGCCCACGCCCGAAGCCGCCCTCTTCCAGAAGGAGAGCGGCCCGCCCGCTGACAACGCCGATTGCGACCGCCCCCCCGCCGGCGG CCCTAAAGCTCAGACGGCCGCCAAGCGACCGCTCGACGCCTCCGAGGACACCGAGGCCGAGTTGGCCGAAGAGGAGGCGGAGCCAAAGAAGGCCAAGATGGAGTCTCCCGCCCGAGTCGAGGCAGACACGCATG aTCAGACAGTCAAATTGGAGATTGAGTCtcaggaagaaaaagaagaccaaGAGGAAGAAAAGCCTGGCAGCCAGGAAATTTTATCAagagcagaggaggaggaggcagagccTCCGGCGAACCACACGCCCGAGCCCCCAGAAGGCCAGGTGGCGGCGCCGTGCTCGGCGGAGGCGGGCGGCGACAGGGAGGAGCCCAAGCTGGACGGCGTGTCTCCACAGAAGGTCTTCCAGAGGACGCTGAGCCCCGCCGACGTCCTGCACGTGCACAGTTACGCCAAAGGAGACTACGCCGAGGAAGAGGCCGCGCCCAGAGACGAACGTAAGGAGGAAGACGGCAGCGGGGGCGAccgcgacgacgacgacgcatACGTCAACAAA GGGCCAGAAGAGGCCACCAAGCAGAGTGATCTGGGTCAGCTGCCGGGACACCACCCGCTCATCAAGGACATCCTCAGCGATGAAG aggCTCCAGAGGAGGCGTCCCCCGTGAAGGAGGCGGGTCCGGAGGGAGAAGGCTGGGCCAAACCTCTGGCCCACCTTTGGCAGAGCCGACCGCCCAACATGAAGAGGGAGCGCGAGTACAACCAGAGGGCGGGCGCCAAGCCGCCGTACTGCTCCATATGCTCGCTGTTTGTCGCCTACCGGCAG ACGGAGGGCGCCAGCGGCGCCAACGCTCCCGTGGTGGTGGCGGGCGGGCGCATGCGCACCAAGCCGCTGATCCCGGAGACGTGCTTCGCCACCACCACCGAGGAAGACTCTGAGCGCCGGGAGCCGCCGGCGACGCCCCGCCTGGAGGAGGACGGGACCAGCCTCCTGGTCAGCTGCTCACAGTGCAGCGTCCGCGTTCACGCCA GCTGTTACGGCGTCGATCCCGCCAGCGTCAAGAAGGAGTGGAAGTGCGCCCGCTGCAAAGCCAACGCCTTGACGGAG AACTGCTGCTTGTGCTGTCTGCGGGGCGGCGCGTTGCAGaaggccaacaacaacaa GTGGGTGCACGTGCTGTGCGCCGTGGCCGTGCTGGAGGCTCGCTTCGTTAACGTCACGGAGAGAAGTCCCGTGGATCTGAGCGGCATCCCTCTGCAGAGATTCAAACTG AAGTGTTACTACTGCAAGAAGCGTTTGAAGAAGGCGTCCGGCTGCTGCGTGCAGTGCTCGCACGGGCGCTGCCCCACCGCCTACCACCCGACGTGCGCGCAGGCCGCCGGCGTGCTCATGCAGCCCGACGAGTGGCCCTTCGTGGTGCACGTCACCTGCTGTCGACACAAAGGACCCGCGCAGATCGAG CGCAACAAGGCGGCCATGCAGGACCTGACGGTGGGCCAGAAGGTGATCTGCAAGCACAAGAACGGCCGCTACTACCAGTGCGACGTGGTGCAGCTCTCCAAGGAAACCTTCTACGAGGTCAACTTCGACGACGGCTCCTTCAGCGACAACCTCTTCCCCGAGGACATCGTG AGCCGAGATTGCGCCCAGCTGGGCCCGCCCCCGCAGGGTGAAGTGGTGCAGGTGCGCTGGACGGACGGCCTGGTGTACGGCGCCAAGTTTGTGGCGTCGCGCGTCGTCCAAATGTACCTG gtGGAGTTTGAGGACGGCTCGCAGCTGACGACCAAGCGAGACGACGTCTACTCGCTGGACGAGGAGCTGCCCAAGAGGGTCAAGTCCAGACTG TCCAAAGCGTCGGACATGCGCTTCGACGGCATCTTCGAGGGCAAGGAGATCATCCGCGAGTCCAAGAGGCAACGGGTCATCAACTCGCGTTACCGTGGCGACTACATCGAACCGGTCATCTACAGAGCCATCATGGAGTAG
- the kdm4aa gene encoding lysine-specific demethylase 4A isoform X4, whose protein sequence is MSANSAAPSAAACGIMTFTPSAEEFRDFRRYVAFMESQGAHRAGMAKVIPPKGWRPRKTYDDTDELVIPAPIQQVVTGQSGLFTQYNIQKKPMTVQEFRKTSNMDKFCHPRYVDFNELERKFWKNLTFNPPLYGADVSGSLYDPDVCEWNIGRLDTILDTVEHESGVKIKGVNTPYLYFGMWKAAFAWHTEDMDLYSINYLHFGEPKSWYAVPPEHGRRLERLAKGFFPGNAQSCEAFLRHKMTLISPSILKKYGIPFEKVTQEAGQFVVTFPYSYHAGFNHGFNCAESTNFATERWIDYGKRATLCSCRQDMVKISMDVFVRKYQPERYKLWKAGKDNAPIDHSKPTPEAALFQKESGPPADNADCDRPPAGGPKAQTAAKRPLDASEDTEAELAEEEAEPKKAKMESPARVEADTHDQTVKLEIESQEEKEDQEEEKPGSQEILSRAEEEEAEPPANHTPEPPEGQVAAPCSAEAGGDREEPKLDGVSPQKVFQRTLSPADVLHVHSYAKGDYAEEEAAPRDERKEEDGSGGDRDDDDAYVNKQGPEEATKQSDLGQLPGHHPLIKDILSDEEAPEEASPVKEAGPEGEGWAKPLAHLWQSRPPNMKREREYNQRAGAKPPYCSICSLFVAYRQL, encoded by the exons ATGAGCGCCAACTCGGCCGCCCCGAGCGCTGCGGCCTGCGGCATCATGACGTTCACGCCCTCGGCGGAGGAGTTCCGAGACTTCCGCCGCTACGTGGCCTTCATGGAGTCTCAGGGAGCGCACCGGGCCGGAATGGCCAAG GTGATCCCGCCCAAAGGCTGGAGGCCGCGGAAGACGTACGACGACACGGACGAGCTGGTCATTCCCGCTCCCATCCAGCAGGTGGTGACGGGCCAGTCGGGCCTCTTCACGCAGTACAACATCCAGAAGAAGCCCATGACCGTTCAAGAGTTCCGCAAGACCTCCAACATGGACAA GTTCTGCCATCCGCGCTACGTGGACTTTAACGAGCTGGAGCGGAAGTTCTGGAAAAATCTGACGTTCAACCCTCCGCTCTACGGAGCTGATGTCAGCGGGAGCCTGTACGACCCG GACGTGTGCGAGTGGAACATCGGCCGCCTGGACACCATCTTGGACACAGTGGAGCACGAGAGCGGCGTGAAGATTAAAGGAGTCAACACGCCTTATCTTTATTTTGGCATGTGGAAGGCCGCCTTTGCCTGGCACACAGAGGACATGGACCTATACAGCATCAATTACTTGCACTTTGGAGAGCCCAAGTCCTG GTATGCTGTTCCGCCCGAACATGGGAGGAGATTGGAACGTCTTGCCAAGG GTTTCTTTCCCGGCAACGCTCAGAGCTGCGAGGCCTTCCTGCGCCACAAGATGACCTTGATCTCACCGTCCATCCTCAAGAAGTACGGCATTCCCTTCGAAAAG GTGACGCAGGAAGCGGGCCAGTTCGTCGTGACCTTCCCGTACAGCTACCACGCCGGATTCAACCACGGCTTTAACTGCGCCGAGTCCACCAATTTTGCCACGGAGCGGTGGATCGACTACGGCAAACGAGCCACGCTG TGCTCGTGCCGCCAGGACATGGTGAAGATCTCCATGGATGTGTTCGTGCGTAAGTACCAGCCGGAGCGCTACAAGCTGTGGAAGGCCGGCAAGGACAACGCGCCCATCGACCACTCCAAGCCCACGCCCGAAGCCGCCCTCTTCCAGAAGGAGAGCGGCCCGCCCGCTGACAACGCCGATTGCGACCGCCCCCCCGCCGGCGG CCCTAAAGCTCAGACGGCCGCCAAGCGACCGCTCGACGCCTCCGAGGACACCGAGGCCGAGTTGGCCGAAGAGGAGGCGGAGCCAAAGAAGGCCAAGATGGAGTCTCCCGCCCGAGTCGAGGCAGACACGCATG aTCAGACAGTCAAATTGGAGATTGAGTCtcaggaagaaaaagaagaccaaGAGGAAGAAAAGCCTGGCAGCCAGGAAATTTTATCAagagcagaggaggaggaggcagagccTCCGGCGAACCACACGCCCGAGCCCCCAGAAGGCCAGGTGGCGGCGCCGTGCTCGGCGGAGGCGGGCGGCGACAGGGAGGAGCCCAAGCTGGACGGCGTGTCTCCACAGAAGGTCTTCCAGAGGACGCTGAGCCCCGCCGACGTCCTGCACGTGCACAGTTACGCCAAAGGAGACTACGCCGAGGAAGAGGCCGCGCCCAGAGACGAACGTAAGGAGGAAGACGGCAGCGGGGGCGAccgcgacgacgacgacgcatACGTCAACAAA CAGGGGCCAGAAGAGGCCACCAAGCAGAGTGATCTGGGTCAGCTGCCGGGACACCACCCGCTCATCAAGGACATCCTCAGCGATGAAG aggCTCCAGAGGAGGCGTCCCCCGTGAAGGAGGCGGGTCCGGAGGGAGAAGGCTGGGCCAAACCTCTGGCCCACCTTTGGCAGAGCCGACCGCCCAACATGAAGAGGGAGCGCGAGTACAACCAGAGGGCGGGCGCCAAGCCGCCGTACTGCTCCATATGCTCGCTGTTTGTCGCCTACCGGCAG CTGTGA
- the kdm4aa gene encoding lysine-specific demethylase 4A isoform X3: MSANSAAPSAAACGIMTFTPSAEEFRDFRRYVAFMESQGAHRAGMAKVIPPKGWRPRKTYDDTDELVIPAPIQQVVTGQSGLFTQYNIQKKPMTVQEFRKTSNMDKFCHPRYVDFNELERKFWKNLTFNPPLYGADVSGSLYDPDVCEWNIGRLDTILDTVEHESGVKIKGVNTPYLYFGMWKAAFAWHTEDMDLYSINYLHFGEPKSWYAVPPEHGRRLERLAKGFFPGNAQSCEAFLRHKMTLISPSILKKYGIPFEKVTQEAGQFVVTFPYSYHAGFNHGFNCAESTNFATERWIDYGKRATLCSCRQDMVKISMDVFVRKYQPERYKLWKAGKDNAPIDHSKPTPEAALFQKESGPPADNADCDRPPAGGPKAQTAAKRPLDASEDTEAELAEEEAEPKKAKMESPARVEADTHDQTVKLEIESQEEKEDQEEEKPGSQEILSRAEEEEAEPPANHTPEPPEGQVAAPCSAEAGGDREEPKLDGVSPQKVFQRTLSPADVLHVHSYAKGDYAEEEAAPRDERKEEDGSGGDRDDDDAYVNKQGPEEATKQSDLGQLPGHHPLIKDILSDEEAPEEASPVKEAGPEGEGWAKPLAHLWQSRPPNMKREREYNQRAGAKPPYCSICSLFVAYRQTEGASGANAPVVVAGGRMRTKPLIPETCFATTTEEDSERREPPATPRLEEDGTSLLVSCSQCSVRVHASCYGVDPASVKKEWKCARCKANALTENCCLCCLRGGALQKANNNKWVHVLCAVAVLEARFVNVTERSPVDLSGIPLQRFKLKCYYCKKRLKKASGCCVQCSHGRCPTAYHPTCAQAAGVLMQPDEWPFVVHVTCCRHKGPAQIERNKAAMQDLTVGQKVICKHKNGRYYQCDVVQLSKETFYEVNFDDGSFSDNLFPEDIVVEFEDGSQLTTKRDDVYSLDEELPKRVKSRLSKASDMRFDGIFEGKEIIRESKRQRVINSRYRGDYIEPVIYRAIME; the protein is encoded by the exons ATGAGCGCCAACTCGGCCGCCCCGAGCGCTGCGGCCTGCGGCATCATGACGTTCACGCCCTCGGCGGAGGAGTTCCGAGACTTCCGCCGCTACGTGGCCTTCATGGAGTCTCAGGGAGCGCACCGGGCCGGAATGGCCAAG GTGATCCCGCCCAAAGGCTGGAGGCCGCGGAAGACGTACGACGACACGGACGAGCTGGTCATTCCCGCTCCCATCCAGCAGGTGGTGACGGGCCAGTCGGGCCTCTTCACGCAGTACAACATCCAGAAGAAGCCCATGACCGTTCAAGAGTTCCGCAAGACCTCCAACATGGACAA GTTCTGCCATCCGCGCTACGTGGACTTTAACGAGCTGGAGCGGAAGTTCTGGAAAAATCTGACGTTCAACCCTCCGCTCTACGGAGCTGATGTCAGCGGGAGCCTGTACGACCCG GACGTGTGCGAGTGGAACATCGGCCGCCTGGACACCATCTTGGACACAGTGGAGCACGAGAGCGGCGTGAAGATTAAAGGAGTCAACACGCCTTATCTTTATTTTGGCATGTGGAAGGCCGCCTTTGCCTGGCACACAGAGGACATGGACCTATACAGCATCAATTACTTGCACTTTGGAGAGCCCAAGTCCTG GTATGCTGTTCCGCCCGAACATGGGAGGAGATTGGAACGTCTTGCCAAGG GTTTCTTTCCCGGCAACGCTCAGAGCTGCGAGGCCTTCCTGCGCCACAAGATGACCTTGATCTCACCGTCCATCCTCAAGAAGTACGGCATTCCCTTCGAAAAG GTGACGCAGGAAGCGGGCCAGTTCGTCGTGACCTTCCCGTACAGCTACCACGCCGGATTCAACCACGGCTTTAACTGCGCCGAGTCCACCAATTTTGCCACGGAGCGGTGGATCGACTACGGCAAACGAGCCACGCTG TGCTCGTGCCGCCAGGACATGGTGAAGATCTCCATGGATGTGTTCGTGCGTAAGTACCAGCCGGAGCGCTACAAGCTGTGGAAGGCCGGCAAGGACAACGCGCCCATCGACCACTCCAAGCCCACGCCCGAAGCCGCCCTCTTCCAGAAGGAGAGCGGCCCGCCCGCTGACAACGCCGATTGCGACCGCCCCCCCGCCGGCGG CCCTAAAGCTCAGACGGCCGCCAAGCGACCGCTCGACGCCTCCGAGGACACCGAGGCCGAGTTGGCCGAAGAGGAGGCGGAGCCAAAGAAGGCCAAGATGGAGTCTCCCGCCCGAGTCGAGGCAGACACGCATG aTCAGACAGTCAAATTGGAGATTGAGTCtcaggaagaaaaagaagaccaaGAGGAAGAAAAGCCTGGCAGCCAGGAAATTTTATCAagagcagaggaggaggaggcagagccTCCGGCGAACCACACGCCCGAGCCCCCAGAAGGCCAGGTGGCGGCGCCGTGCTCGGCGGAGGCGGGCGGCGACAGGGAGGAGCCCAAGCTGGACGGCGTGTCTCCACAGAAGGTCTTCCAGAGGACGCTGAGCCCCGCCGACGTCCTGCACGTGCACAGTTACGCCAAAGGAGACTACGCCGAGGAAGAGGCCGCGCCCAGAGACGAACGTAAGGAGGAAGACGGCAGCGGGGGCGAccgcgacgacgacgacgcatACGTCAACAAA CAGGGGCCAGAAGAGGCCACCAAGCAGAGTGATCTGGGTCAGCTGCCGGGACACCACCCGCTCATCAAGGACATCCTCAGCGATGAAG aggCTCCAGAGGAGGCGTCCCCCGTGAAGGAGGCGGGTCCGGAGGGAGAAGGCTGGGCCAAACCTCTGGCCCACCTTTGGCAGAGCCGACCGCCCAACATGAAGAGGGAGCGCGAGTACAACCAGAGGGCGGGCGCCAAGCCGCCGTACTGCTCCATATGCTCGCTGTTTGTCGCCTACCGGCAG ACGGAGGGCGCCAGCGGCGCCAACGCTCCCGTGGTGGTGGCGGGCGGGCGCATGCGCACCAAGCCGCTGATCCCGGAGACGTGCTTCGCCACCACCACCGAGGAAGACTCTGAGCGCCGGGAGCCGCCGGCGACGCCCCGCCTGGAGGAGGACGGGACCAGCCTCCTGGTCAGCTGCTCACAGTGCAGCGTCCGCGTTCACGCCA GCTGTTACGGCGTCGATCCCGCCAGCGTCAAGAAGGAGTGGAAGTGCGCCCGCTGCAAAGCCAACGCCTTGACGGAG AACTGCTGCTTGTGCTGTCTGCGGGGCGGCGCGTTGCAGaaggccaacaacaacaa GTGGGTGCACGTGCTGTGCGCCGTGGCCGTGCTGGAGGCTCGCTTCGTTAACGTCACGGAGAGAAGTCCCGTGGATCTGAGCGGCATCCCTCTGCAGAGATTCAAACTG AAGTGTTACTACTGCAAGAAGCGTTTGAAGAAGGCGTCCGGCTGCTGCGTGCAGTGCTCGCACGGGCGCTGCCCCACCGCCTACCACCCGACGTGCGCGCAGGCCGCCGGCGTGCTCATGCAGCCCGACGAGTGGCCCTTCGTGGTGCACGTCACCTGCTGTCGACACAAAGGACCCGCGCAGATCGAG CGCAACAAGGCGGCCATGCAGGACCTGACGGTGGGCCAGAAGGTGATCTGCAAGCACAAGAACGGCCGCTACTACCAGTGCGACGTGGTGCAGCTCTCCAAGGAAACCTTCTACGAGGTCAACTTCGACGACGGCTCCTTCAGCGACAACCTCTTCCCCGAGGACATCGTG gtGGAGTTTGAGGACGGCTCGCAGCTGACGACCAAGCGAGACGACGTCTACTCGCTGGACGAGGAGCTGCCCAAGAGGGTCAAGTCCAGACTG TCCAAAGCGTCGGACATGCGCTTCGACGGCATCTTCGAGGGCAAGGAGATCATCCGCGAGTCCAAGAGGCAACGGGTCATCAACTCGCGTTACCGTGGCGACTACATCGAACCGGTCATCTACAGAGCCATCATGGAGTAG
- the kdm4aa gene encoding lysine-specific demethylase 4A isoform X1 yields the protein MSANSAAPSAAACGIMTFTPSAEEFRDFRRYVAFMESQGAHRAGMAKVIPPKGWRPRKTYDDTDELVIPAPIQQVVTGQSGLFTQYNIQKKPMTVQEFRKTSNMDKFCHPRYVDFNELERKFWKNLTFNPPLYGADVSGSLYDPDVCEWNIGRLDTILDTVEHESGVKIKGVNTPYLYFGMWKAAFAWHTEDMDLYSINYLHFGEPKSWYAVPPEHGRRLERLAKGFFPGNAQSCEAFLRHKMTLISPSILKKYGIPFEKVTQEAGQFVVTFPYSYHAGFNHGFNCAESTNFATERWIDYGKRATLCSCRQDMVKISMDVFVRKYQPERYKLWKAGKDNAPIDHSKPTPEAALFQKESGPPADNADCDRPPAGGPKAQTAAKRPLDASEDTEAELAEEEAEPKKAKMESPARVEADTHDQTVKLEIESQEEKEDQEEEKPGSQEILSRAEEEEAEPPANHTPEPPEGQVAAPCSAEAGGDREEPKLDGVSPQKVFQRTLSPADVLHVHSYAKGDYAEEEAAPRDERKEEDGSGGDRDDDDAYVNKQGPEEATKQSDLGQLPGHHPLIKDILSDEEAPEEASPVKEAGPEGEGWAKPLAHLWQSRPPNMKREREYNQRAGAKPPYCSICSLFVAYRQTEGASGANAPVVVAGGRMRTKPLIPETCFATTTEEDSERREPPATPRLEEDGTSLLVSCSQCSVRVHASCYGVDPASVKKEWKCARCKANALTENCCLCCLRGGALQKANNNKWVHVLCAVAVLEARFVNVTERSPVDLSGIPLQRFKLKCYYCKKRLKKASGCCVQCSHGRCPTAYHPTCAQAAGVLMQPDEWPFVVHVTCCRHKGPAQIERNKAAMQDLTVGQKVICKHKNGRYYQCDVVQLSKETFYEVNFDDGSFSDNLFPEDIVSRDCAQLGPPPQGEVVQVRWTDGLVYGAKFVASRVVQMYLVEFEDGSQLTTKRDDVYSLDEELPKRVKSRLSKASDMRFDGIFEGKEIIRESKRQRVINSRYRGDYIEPVIYRAIME from the exons ATGAGCGCCAACTCGGCCGCCCCGAGCGCTGCGGCCTGCGGCATCATGACGTTCACGCCCTCGGCGGAGGAGTTCCGAGACTTCCGCCGCTACGTGGCCTTCATGGAGTCTCAGGGAGCGCACCGGGCCGGAATGGCCAAG GTGATCCCGCCCAAAGGCTGGAGGCCGCGGAAGACGTACGACGACACGGACGAGCTGGTCATTCCCGCTCCCATCCAGCAGGTGGTGACGGGCCAGTCGGGCCTCTTCACGCAGTACAACATCCAGAAGAAGCCCATGACCGTTCAAGAGTTCCGCAAGACCTCCAACATGGACAA GTTCTGCCATCCGCGCTACGTGGACTTTAACGAGCTGGAGCGGAAGTTCTGGAAAAATCTGACGTTCAACCCTCCGCTCTACGGAGCTGATGTCAGCGGGAGCCTGTACGACCCG GACGTGTGCGAGTGGAACATCGGCCGCCTGGACACCATCTTGGACACAGTGGAGCACGAGAGCGGCGTGAAGATTAAAGGAGTCAACACGCCTTATCTTTATTTTGGCATGTGGAAGGCCGCCTTTGCCTGGCACACAGAGGACATGGACCTATACAGCATCAATTACTTGCACTTTGGAGAGCCCAAGTCCTG GTATGCTGTTCCGCCCGAACATGGGAGGAGATTGGAACGTCTTGCCAAGG GTTTCTTTCCCGGCAACGCTCAGAGCTGCGAGGCCTTCCTGCGCCACAAGATGACCTTGATCTCACCGTCCATCCTCAAGAAGTACGGCATTCCCTTCGAAAAG GTGACGCAGGAAGCGGGCCAGTTCGTCGTGACCTTCCCGTACAGCTACCACGCCGGATTCAACCACGGCTTTAACTGCGCCGAGTCCACCAATTTTGCCACGGAGCGGTGGATCGACTACGGCAAACGAGCCACGCTG TGCTCGTGCCGCCAGGACATGGTGAAGATCTCCATGGATGTGTTCGTGCGTAAGTACCAGCCGGAGCGCTACAAGCTGTGGAAGGCCGGCAAGGACAACGCGCCCATCGACCACTCCAAGCCCACGCCCGAAGCCGCCCTCTTCCAGAAGGAGAGCGGCCCGCCCGCTGACAACGCCGATTGCGACCGCCCCCCCGCCGGCGG CCCTAAAGCTCAGACGGCCGCCAAGCGACCGCTCGACGCCTCCGAGGACACCGAGGCCGAGTTGGCCGAAGAGGAGGCGGAGCCAAAGAAGGCCAAGATGGAGTCTCCCGCCCGAGTCGAGGCAGACACGCATG aTCAGACAGTCAAATTGGAGATTGAGTCtcaggaagaaaaagaagaccaaGAGGAAGAAAAGCCTGGCAGCCAGGAAATTTTATCAagagcagaggaggaggaggcagagccTCCGGCGAACCACACGCCCGAGCCCCCAGAAGGCCAGGTGGCGGCGCCGTGCTCGGCGGAGGCGGGCGGCGACAGGGAGGAGCCCAAGCTGGACGGCGTGTCTCCACAGAAGGTCTTCCAGAGGACGCTGAGCCCCGCCGACGTCCTGCACGTGCACAGTTACGCCAAAGGAGACTACGCCGAGGAAGAGGCCGCGCCCAGAGACGAACGTAAGGAGGAAGACGGCAGCGGGGGCGAccgcgacgacgacgacgcatACGTCAACAAA CAGGGGCCAGAAGAGGCCACCAAGCAGAGTGATCTGGGTCAGCTGCCGGGACACCACCCGCTCATCAAGGACATCCTCAGCGATGAAG aggCTCCAGAGGAGGCGTCCCCCGTGAAGGAGGCGGGTCCGGAGGGAGAAGGCTGGGCCAAACCTCTGGCCCACCTTTGGCAGAGCCGACCGCCCAACATGAAGAGGGAGCGCGAGTACAACCAGAGGGCGGGCGCCAAGCCGCCGTACTGCTCCATATGCTCGCTGTTTGTCGCCTACCGGCAG ACGGAGGGCGCCAGCGGCGCCAACGCTCCCGTGGTGGTGGCGGGCGGGCGCATGCGCACCAAGCCGCTGATCCCGGAGACGTGCTTCGCCACCACCACCGAGGAAGACTCTGAGCGCCGGGAGCCGCCGGCGACGCCCCGCCTGGAGGAGGACGGGACCAGCCTCCTGGTCAGCTGCTCACAGTGCAGCGTCCGCGTTCACGCCA GCTGTTACGGCGTCGATCCCGCCAGCGTCAAGAAGGAGTGGAAGTGCGCCCGCTGCAAAGCCAACGCCTTGACGGAG AACTGCTGCTTGTGCTGTCTGCGGGGCGGCGCGTTGCAGaaggccaacaacaacaa GTGGGTGCACGTGCTGTGCGCCGTGGCCGTGCTGGAGGCTCGCTTCGTTAACGTCACGGAGAGAAGTCCCGTGGATCTGAGCGGCATCCCTCTGCAGAGATTCAAACTG AAGTGTTACTACTGCAAGAAGCGTTTGAAGAAGGCGTCCGGCTGCTGCGTGCAGTGCTCGCACGGGCGCTGCCCCACCGCCTACCACCCGACGTGCGCGCAGGCCGCCGGCGTGCTCATGCAGCCCGACGAGTGGCCCTTCGTGGTGCACGTCACCTGCTGTCGACACAAAGGACCCGCGCAGATCGAG CGCAACAAGGCGGCCATGCAGGACCTGACGGTGGGCCAGAAGGTGATCTGCAAGCACAAGAACGGCCGCTACTACCAGTGCGACGTGGTGCAGCTCTCCAAGGAAACCTTCTACGAGGTCAACTTCGACGACGGCTCCTTCAGCGACAACCTCTTCCCCGAGGACATCGTG AGCCGAGATTGCGCCCAGCTGGGCCCGCCCCCGCAGGGTGAAGTGGTGCAGGTGCGCTGGACGGACGGCCTGGTGTACGGCGCCAAGTTTGTGGCGTCGCGCGTCGTCCAAATGTACCTG gtGGAGTTTGAGGACGGCTCGCAGCTGACGACCAAGCGAGACGACGTCTACTCGCTGGACGAGGAGCTGCCCAAGAGGGTCAAGTCCAGACTG TCCAAAGCGTCGGACATGCGCTTCGACGGCATCTTCGAGGGCAAGGAGATCATCCGCGAGTCCAAGAGGCAACGGGTCATCAACTCGCGTTACCGTGGCGACTACATCGAACCGGTCATCTACAGAGCCATCATGGAGTAG